From the genome of Phaeodactylum tricornutum CCAP 1055/1 chromosome 13, whole genome shotgun sequence, one region includes:
- a CDS encoding predicted protein, with translation MINMQSAYLIVSQGYSEKQAGILFFVFGMSQFIFQTPAGYLYDSTERKVLWLSIAATVSMCLTLATAFFAQPMGANLTFMMLVKFGQGAATSFIPPGLNSITQGIVGSAGMTTQVSVNEMMNHTGTAIVVLTASLIGVLMYPSLKLLFVVSPIACIGVVYFLSRIRPEDIDHEAARGLDQKVKIPTDGIYRPPSTTTPTDAGDAPFGKAAVDDQPSFTLNSDWQSIAASAFSSGSNLKADSPLRVLRDPILLTFILVCFLFHTSNGTVLPLVMQTLALGSGRAGILMSGSCIIVAQLFMVISAKVCGEYSGKYGRKTLFLVGLFIVPIRCLILGVLLEFRGAGDASRLMEVAILSTQILDGIGAGVFGTMYILVTSDISGGTGRFSMTLGLTTAAMSIGGTVSGYLGESLAQDLGYKQAFFILMFMSLVPAVLYLVFMPETLAILAKSSSDPRGIASIKEGEQEKVGNYKELV, from the coding sequence ATGATCAATATGCAGAGCGCTTACTTGATCGTATCCCAGGGATACTCCGAAAAGCAGGCAGGCATTCTCTTTTTCGTATTTGGAATGAGTCAATTTATCTTTCAGACGCCGGCCGGATACTTGTACGATTCCACCGAACGCAAAGTGTTGTGGTTGTCGATCGCCGCCACGGTCAGCATGTGTTTGACTCTCGCCACGGCATTCTTTGCCCAACCCATGGGGGCCAACCTGACCTTTATGATGCTCGTCAAGTTCGGTCAGGGCGCCGCAACCTCCTTTATTCCACCCGGACTCAACAGCATTACACAAGGGATTGTTGGCTCGGCGGGTATGACGACACAAGTTTCCGTCAACGAAATGATGAATCATACGGGAACGGCTATTGTCGTTCTAACTGCCAGTTTGATTGGGGTCCTGATGTATCCTAGTTTGAAACTTCTCTTTGTAGTCAGTCCAATTGCTTGTATCGGAGTCGTATACTTCTTGAGTCGCATCCGTCCGGAAGATATTGATCACGAGGCCGCTCGAGGTTTGGATCAGAAAGTGAAAATACCCACGGACGGAATCTACAGGCCACCATCAACTACGACTCCTACAGACGCTGGTGACGCGCCTTTCGGGAAAGCCGCCGTGGACGATCAGCCCAGTTTTACACTGAATTCCGATTGGCAAAGCATTGCTGCCTCAGCCTTTTCGAGTGGCAGCAATCTTAAGGCCGATAGTCCTTTGCGGGTTCTGCGAGATCCAATTCTATTGACCTTTATCCTGGTATGCTTCTTGTTCCACACCTCGAATGGTACCGTTCTACCGTTGGTCATGCAAACACTGGCGCTCGGCAGTGGGCGAGCTGGAATTCTTATGAGTGGATCGTGCATTATCGTGGCGCAGCTTTTCATGGTCATCAGCGCGAAAGTTTGCGGAGAATATTCCGGAAAGTACGGAAGAAAAACACTTTTTTTGGTCGGTCTTTTTATAGTACCTATCCGGTGTCTTATACTGGGAGTGCTGTTAGAATTTAGAGGGGCTGGCGACGCATCTAGACTGATGGAGGTTGCTATTCTATCGAcgcaaatcttggacggtATCGGCGCTGGCGTGTTTGGGACAATGTATATTTTGGTCACCAGTGACATTAGTGGTGGCACGGGTCGATTCAGTATGACGCTAGGGTTGACGACGGCAGCCATGTCCATTGGTGGTACAGTGTCTGGTTATTTGGGGGAGTCTCTCGCGCAAGATCTGGGTTACAAGCAAGCCTTTTTCATTCTCATGTTTATGTCGCTCGTGCCGGCAGTGCTGTACCTTGTTTTCATGCCGGAAACGTTGGCCATCTTAGCAAAGTCTTCGAGCGATCCACGCGGTATTGCCAGCATCAAGGAAGGGGAACAAGAGAAAGTAGGAAACTACAAGGAGCTTGTTTGA
- a CDS encoding predicted protein, with product MIRHRETTSMKRQRKQSLRYSSFHKKFSFQRFELPFLVGNIMLLLLGVMVNGFVPTSSTAFWSAATATSTDERTLGERRALTRGISPTSCWATTFTASSSTRCSLFFRSTEETSSETESSLSGTTSNKSYNPAFKTVLTDLAQPNARLPYRCSGQAFSKLSSSESVTVRLMQKRDIEFLTDMCCREYGTTWDEKESVQAVESILDVASLRILVQVTLQMKVPSKSQKLPPDHVVLVATVDKVNSDTVSRPSPSSTIVGMIEISNQPALPENNPGPVPIPLWMKNLYCQVLHVVRGPSKMPYTTTQGWIANLLVSDEWRGQGVGKLLVRAAEGVARTWGTSSIHLHCDADSVSGKVSQNLYDGQGYRKLQGETQYEWMNGTDGAVGPSPLTSSVFVIEGVPLLYLKKDLEYESG from the coding sequence ATGATACGCCACCGTGAGACTACATCCATgaaacgacaacgaaagcaGAGTTTGCGCTACAGCAGCTTTCATAagaaattttcttttcaaagaTTCGAGCTTCCATTCCTTGTTGGGAATATCATGTTGCTTCTTCTGGGCGTGATGGTAAACGGTTTCGTCCCGACGTCATCGACTGCTTTCTGGTCGGCTGCAACTGCAACTTCTACGGACGAGCGAACGCTCGGAGAACGACGAGCTTTGACTCGTGGGATATCCCCAACGTCCTGTTGGGCTACTACCTTTACTGCTAGCAGCAGCACTCGTTGCAGTCTATTCTTTCGATCAACGGAAGAGACTTCATCCGAAACAGAATCGTCGTTGTCGGGTACAACGAGTAACAAGAGTTACAACCCCGCTTTCAAAACCGTGCTGACGGATCTCGCCCAACCCAATGCACGGCTCCCCTACCGGTGCTCGGGTCAggccttttccaaactcTCCTCCAGCGAAAGCGTGACGGTTCGACTGATGCAAAAACGAGACATTGAGTTCCTGACGGATATGTGCTGTCGAGAATACGGCACGACGTGGGACGAGAAAGAAAGTGTGCAAGCGGTAGAATCCATATTAGACGTGGCATCCCTTCGGATTCTCGTACAAGTGACACTGCAAATGAAGGTGCCATCCAAGTCTCAAAAACTTCCTCCGGACCACGTCGTGCTGGTAGCAACCGTTGACAAGGTCAACAGTGATACAGTATCGCGGCCGTCTCCATCATCCACCATCGTCGGCATGATTGAAATTTCGAATCAGCCAGCTTTGCCAGAAAACAATCCGGGGCCTGTCCCCATTCCTTTGTGGATGAAAAACTTGTATTGTCAAGTGCTCCACGTAGTGCGTGGACCGTCCAAGATGCCCTACACGACGACGCAAGGATGGATTGCCAATCTATTGGTCAGCGACGAATGGCGTGGACAAGGTGTAGGCAAACTACTCGTGCGAGCGGCCGAGGGAGTGGCCCGTACCTGGGGTACCAGCTCAATTCATTTACACTGTGACGCCGATAGCGTGAGTGGTAAAGTATCGCAGAATTTATACGACGGCCAAGGCTATCGTAAACTTCAAGGCGAAACGCAGTACGAATGGATGAATGGTACCGATGGCGCCGTGGGTCCGAGTCCGTTGACTTCAAGTGTCTTTGTCATTGAAGGAGTGCCGTTATTGTATTTGAAGAAGGATTTAGAATACGAATCCGGTTAG
- a CDS encoding predicted protein, which translates to MKRTRLAIYAAVTLQTSTTLTLALMPSAAFSCSRTRDYRLRSTVKPPLHQFGKLTRPPKAPKSQSHILSTNKCLVSLRSSNSDDELLSTTTTSKAKVRFSTSKVSSPGEASNSNLLDSILSWITSDVGSVILGFSGLIALLVGRLLLSSLSSDDTIASSPDAQSEETRANLLAVFATGAVLLNGISKLDVESALAPLVELSGQKLSEPVYVGVDESQSTAAQIGWTLKALLAATPAQSAVLLATTLHPFSNSNVKSPSSVGWQVVALAGIVPSVSPSLPTGTAILDRFRNSATESTDETYLPTLQALPGRTEFTYLPPNTQAVLLVPVRLQQQSIDGRDTVTYALVLGGNRARVFTPKDISWCQSVAQRLGRDLSVD; encoded by the coding sequence ATGAAACGCACACGCCTAGCGATCTACGCTGCTGTCACACTACAGACGTCTACAACTCTGACGCTTGCACTAATGCCCTCGGCAGCATTCTCCTGTTCGAGGACAAGGGATTATCGGCTCCGATCCACAGTAAAACCTCCTCTTCATCAGTTCGGTAAACTCACTCGTCCTCCAAAAGCTCCAAAATCACAGTCTCATATCCTATCAACAAACAAGTGCCTAGTATCGTTACGATCCTCCAATTCTGACGACGAATTATtgtcaacgacaacaacgtCGAAAGCCAAAGTACGGTTTTCCACAAGCAAGGTATCCTCTCCGGGCGAGGCGTCAAACAGTAATTTGTTGGATTCAATTTTGTCTTGGATCACTTCGGATGTGGGTTCGGTCATTCTGGGATTCTCGGGATTGATAGCCCTATTGGTGGGTCGTCTGCTattgtcgtctttgtcgtcaGACGATACTATTGCATCGTCACCCGACGCCCAGTCGGAGGAAACCCGGGCCAATTTGCTGGCTGTCTTCGCCACAGGAGCTGTTTTGCTGAACGGTATTAGCAAGTTAGACGTGGAATCAGCTTTGGCACCACTGGTAGAACTGAGTGGACAAAAATTGTCCGAGCCCGTCTACGTTGGCGTGGACGAATCTCAATCCACCGCGGCGCAAATTGGTTGGACATTGAAAGCGCTTCTGGCGGCCACGCCGGCACAATCTGCCGTTCTCTTGGCGACCACTCTCCACCCATTCTCCAACAGCAATGTAAAGTCTCCTTCTTCAGTTGGTTGGCAAGTCGTCGCTCTGGCAGGCATTGTGCCTTCCGTGTCCCCCTCGTTGCCGACCGGTACCGCTATTTTGGATCGGTTCCGGAACAGTGCCACTGAAAGTACGGACGAAACCTACTTGCCGACGTTACAAGCCTTGCCGGGTCGCACCGAATTCACCTACTTGCCCCCCAACACGCAGGCCGTTTTGCTCGTGCCGGTGAgactccaacaacaatcaatTGACGGTCGCGATACCGTCACCTACGCACTAGTGTTGGGTGGAAACAGGGCTCGAGTCTTTACCCCCAAGGATATTTCGTGGTGCCAGAGTGTCGCTCAGCGCCTCGGCCGAGATCTGTCCGTGGATTGA
- a CDS encoding predicted protein has protein sequence MLSRRTGLTSQSAAASPRLVPTPLSKARRKISARNVILAVIALPIVLSGLILLAGLCLYRAQHAAERSKALASTTQRSSPSIIAIDDKDVKYHVIFSTGCSAYQDWQSFVFFHRAWVVKQPGIVTRVVSGCNPEDQATLQSFFDSMILPMAPERFRIHFTPDFSRVKPGTNYKYFNKPFGTKHWLESALGFPDNPIDEDSIVILMDPDQLILRPFRDNDFSNSRWMFMAKSSTPRTRVAHGAPMGQLYGFGLQWKDKVDITKVAPANELPSPIETMSNLDARAGYGVGPPYIATARDMYTIASKWSEFAPAVHDQYPHLLAEMFAYCLAAAHLKLSHQTAASFMISETKMGNGEGWNYIADIPDEQLCRRDLDDASWPNLLHYCQRYAWGPYFFGKNRFPKDFLSCDNPLLAEPPTDSVSFLSQFNHPQFPDGSHKSFDARQAKNNVFILSVR, from the exons ATGCTTTCAAGGCGGACTGGGTTGACCAGCCAATCGGCTGCGGCAAGCCCACGGCTCGTTCCGACCCCCTTGTCCAAAGCCCGCCGGAAAATTTCTGCCAGGAACGTTATTCTTGCTGTGATTGCACTTCCTATCGTTCTGTCTGGTCTTATTCTACTCGCGGGTCTGTGTTTGTACCGAGCGCAGCACGCAGCAGAACGATCCAAGGCCCTGGCTTCCACGACACAACGATCCTCCCCTAGCATCATTGCGATCGACGATAAGGATGTCAAATATCACGTGATTTTTTCTACGGGCTGTTCGGCCTATCAGGATTGGCAAAGCTTCGTCTTTTTTCATCGTGCTTGGGTTGTCAAGCAACCCGGCATTGTCACACGCGTTGTCTCGGGATGTAACCCCGAAGATCAAGCGACcctccaaagcttcttcGACTCTATGATTCTACCCATGGCACCGGAACGCTTTCGGATACATTTTACTCCGGATTTCAGTAGAGTGAAGCCTGGGACAAACTACAAATACTTCAACAAAC CATTTGGTACCAAGCACTGGTTAGAAAGTGCACTAGGATTCCCTGACAATCCAATCGATGAGGATTCCATCGTCATTCTCATGGATCCGGATCAACTGATACTGCGACCTTTTCGCGACAACGACTTCAGCAACTCGCGGTGGATGTTTATGGCAAAAAGCTCGACACCGCGGACCCGTGTTGCTCACGGAGCACCTATGGGGCAGTTGTACGGCTTTGGACTGCAGTGGAAAGACAAAGTTGATATTACCAAGGTCGCTCCAGCCAATGAGCTTCCTTCGCCGATCGAGACCATGTCCAATCTAGACGCCCGGGCCGGCTACGGAGTGGGGCCACCATATATTGCCACGGCAAGGGATATGTACACTATCGCGTCCAAGTGGTCCGAATTTGCTCCGGCGGTACACGATCAATACCCCCACCTTTTGGCGGAAATGTTTGCCTACTGTCTGGCAGCGGCTCATTTGAAACTTTCGCACCAGACGGCCGCCTCGTTTATGATCAGCGAGACAAAGATGGGAAATGGAGAAGGGTGGAATTACATTGCCGACATTCCCGACGAGCAGCTATGTCGCCGCGATTTGGATGACGCGTCTTGGCCCAACCTATTGCATTATTGTCAGCGTTACGCATGGGGTCCCTACTTTTTTGGCAAGAATCGCTTTCCCAAAGACTTCTTGTCGTGCGACAACCCCCTATTGGCCGAACCCCCCACGGATTCGGTGTCCTTTCTGAGCCAGTTCAACCATCCCCAATTCCCGGACGGAAGCCACAAAAGCTTTGATGCACGACAAGCCAAAAACAACGTTTTTATACTCT CAGTGCGGTGA
- a CDS encoding predicted protein, giving the protein MSASANLFPSPPPFNPLARTFAAVPPNVNGSSVTMPIETPETVATPVTVEAPLTLPDAANLSNNGSSVVSNLMRVYESLTGHGDGETDLSNSYGKGPSPSEHTPLPQGHPSNNTAIHKSSYPLHIGSNTESATWSYETTDLPYRAPTGVNGNGIRLREGSVSESSDHVTVGGRSLRKRSAPAPPDSKDGNESSSSGGGGKSSRSSKVRRKGKDTDGRWSKRFTWPEDLHRDFVSAIFDVGLKQSSPSTILETMPKHADVTSERIKSHLQKYRLHRIKSKQDFMTAYDATVRKLQKNGTGALKSLADAEVAAHLMHATVHNHPTDLDPSQLSESNDNASSKSQPHQTHPPAHNRKKGSLPHDALMLPQLTEKEKNSPLGTSMSYLMGLFFSLRQQLMAQREHAALAVAARKLSSEPVADVFSSFVHGHATGSNDSGALPSTATAVGGSSTRSNLEQSTMMKREMESQMAFQNKMRALKQQEVNKYKGDGFRMEEQHQEGLDGGELSFDKTEHPHHLATHESIVSQDYQGAGEIDGDHTRGQQQHGRNRGLSIANAEEFWNTDMVDDELFKFLMSDP; this is encoded by the exons ATGTCCGCGTCCGCGAATCTTTTCCCGTCCCCACCTCCCTTCAACCCCTTGGCCCGCACGTTCGCGGCCGTACCCCCCAACGTCAACGGCAGCAGCGTCACGATGCCCATAGAGACTCCGGAAACGGTAGCAACTCCCGTTACCGTGGAAGCACCACTAACGTTGCCCGATGCTGCCAATCTCAGCAACAACGGTAGCAGCGTGGTGTCGAATTTGATGCGCGTATACGAAAGCTTGACGGGGCACGGAGACGGAGAAACCGACCTTAGCAACTCCTACGGCAAAGGGCCAAGTCCTTCAGAACATACTCCCCTGCCACAAGGTCATCCCTCCAACAACACCGCCATTCATAAATCTAGCTACCCTCTACACATCGGCAGCAACACGGAATCCGCCACCTGGTCCTACGAGACTACTGATTTGCCCTACCGAGCACCGACTGGCGTGAATGGTAACGGTATACGGTTACGAGAAGGCTCCGTGTCCGAGTCCTCCGACCACGTTACCGTCGGCGGTCGTTCGCTGCGCAAACGTTCCGCTCCAGCGCCCCCCGACAGCAAGGATGGGAACgaatcttcgtcttccggtggcggtggaaagTCGTCACGTTCGTCCAAAGTGCGGCGAAAAGGCAAGGACACGGACGGACGCTGGTCCAAACGCTTCACCTGGCCCGAAGACTTACACCGGGATTTTGTATCGGCAATTTTTGATGTCGGCTTGAAACAGTCGTCACCGTCCA CCATTTTGGAAACCATGCCGAAGCATGCAGACGTCACCAGCGAACGGATCAAGAGTCATTTACAAAAGTACCGTCTGCATCGAATCAAGTCCAAACAGGACTTTATGACAGCCTACGATGCGACTGTCCGTAAACTACAAAAGAATGGTACGGGCGCTCTCAAGAGTCTAGCCGATGCGGAAGTAGCGGCACACTTGATGCACGCCACCGTCCACAATCACCCAACCGATCTTGATCCTAGCCAGTTGAGCGAGTCCAACGACAACGCGTCCAGCAAATCGCAACCACACCAGACCCACCCACCAGCACACAATCGAAAAAAGGGAAGTTTACCACATGATGCATTGATGCTTCCGCAACTTacagaaaaagagaaaaattCTCCGTTGGGGACGTCCATGAGTTATCTCATGGGCCTTTTTTTCTCGTTGCGGCAACAACTGATGGCCCAACGCGAGCATGCAGCCCTGGCCGTTGCCGCCCGCAAACTCTCCAGCGAGCCCGTGGCCGACGTCTTTAGCTCGTTCGTGCACGGTCACGCGACAGGTTCAAACGACTCCGGCGCTCTACCGAGCACGGCCACCGCTGTCGGAGGTTCCTCCACCAGGAGTAATTTGGAACAAAGCACCATGATGAAacgagaaatggaaagcCAGATGGCTTTTCAGAATAAAATGCGGGCATTAAAACAACAGGAGGTGAACAAATACAAAGGCGATGGATTTAGAATGGAAGAACAACACCAAGAAGGTCTCGATGGTGGCGAACTGTCCTTCGACAAGACGGAGCATCCGCATCATTTGGCCACGCACGAAAGCATTGTGTCGCAAGACTACCAGGGGGCTGGCGAAATAGACGGGGACCACACTCGCGGGCAACAGCAACATGGCCGCAATCGTGGGCTATCTATCGCGAATGCCGAAGAATTCTGGAACACCGATATGGTGGATGATGAACTATTCAAATTTCTCATGTCGGATCCGTAG